A window of the Brassica napus cultivar Da-Ae chromosome C5, Da-Ae, whole genome shotgun sequence genome harbors these coding sequences:
- the LOC106374010 gene encoding putative F-box protein At5g51000 yields MTRISNLSQDLIEEILSRVPLTSQRAATSTCKQWNGFYKDESFTKKHRGKAAHDTMEIMVYDSRVRLVRVDLQGVLKRKQGLVELSKKLIGQLNHIMVSDDDGLLLSLPKNGMVKSDPVVWNPYLGQVRWIKPRKQLTISGRYRYCMGYSNKNNHKILRFLYHYNGTTVEHEIFNFKSDSWRRFRRCLDLDANSRSGDSVILSVVREEQLAVLFYRDAVILSTVGEERLAVLYHRVDTYEFEIQITTKIEAANEVTWTSFLKVDVKPFVEISWRFPPCGSFFVDKNKKVALIWDNYNCNRAYVIGEDNYFARVALGESQCWPLVCSYVPSSVQIQRSSTCTRQKESTETRLSWASG; encoded by the exons ATGACAAGAATCTCGAATCTTTCACAAGATTTGATAGAGGAGATACTCTCTAGGGTTCCGTTAACTTCTCAGCGAGCGGCTACATCCACTTGCAAACAATGGAACGGTTTTTATAAAGATGAAAGTTTTACAAAGAAGCACCGTGGTAAAGCAGCTCACGATACCATGGAGATCATGGTGTATGATTCCAGGGTTCGTTTAGTGAGGGTCGATCTCCAGGGAGTCCTTAAGAGAAAACAAGGCTTAGTTGAGCTATCCAAAAAGCTAATAGGTCAACTTAACCATATCATGGTATCTGATGATGATGGATTATTGTTATCCCTTCCCAAAAACGGTATGGTGAAGTCTGATCCCGTGGTATGGAACCCGTATTTGGGACAAGTCAGGTGGATCAAACCCAGAAAACAATTGACCATCTCGGGTAGGTATAGGTATTGTATGGGATACAGCAACAAGAACAACCACAAAATCTTGAGGTTTTTGTATCATTACAATGGTACTACTGTTGAGCAcgaaatattcaattttaaatCTGATTCATGGAGG AGATTTAGACGTTGTCTTGATCTGGATGCTAACTCTCGTAGTGGAGACTCTGTGATTCTATCTGTTGTTAGAGAAGAACAGCTTGCAGTGTTATTTTACAGGGACGCCGTGATTCTATCTACTGTAGGAGAAGAACGGCTTGCAGTGTTATATCACCGAGTTGATACATATGAGTTTGAGATACAGATTACAACAAAGATTGAGGCGGCCAATGAGGTGACATGGACAAGTTTCTTGAAAGTTGATGTGAAGCCTTTCGTTGAAATATCTTGGAGGTTTCCTCCGTGTGGGAGTTTCTTCGTCGACAAGAATAAGAAAGTGGCATTGATTTGGGATAATTATAACTGCAACAGAGCATACGTGATTGGAGAGGATAATTACTTCGCAAGAGTGGCTCTCGGAGAATCTCAATGTTGGCCACTTGTGTGCTCTTATGTTCCAAGTTCGGTGCAAATTCAGAGGTCCAGTACATGCACCAGGCAAAAGGAAAGTACGGAAACCCGACTGAGTTGGGCGAGTGGTTAG
- the LOC106384813 gene encoding F-box protein At3g49510-like: MTKISDLSQDLIEEILSRVQLTSRVRSTCKQWNGLYKDESFTKKHLGFFLASVDLQGLRKQKRGFVELSTKPIGQFNQITVSDHVYHWDGLLFCLPRIGLPVVCNPYLGQVRQIKPRKKLNISGSYKYCVGYDNSNNHKILRFLNHFRTVECDIYDLKSDSWRALEVTPDWIMEDYYQMGLTLKGNTYIVAQNRKAEMRDFLICFDFTSERFRHCLDLQSYSNSYPRNRDSVILSAVREEQLAVLIHRVDAYEIEIRITTNIEADDVTWTRFLKFDVKPLESSAAFWMFLRHGIFFVDEEKKVALICENDFGRAYVIGEDNYFKLALVKSTGWRVMCSYVPSSVQIPKGPVDA, translated from the exons ATGACAAAAATATCTGATCTTTCACAAGATCTTATAGAGGAGATACTCTCTAGGGTTCAGTTAACATCTCGGGTGAGATCCACTTGCAAACAGTGGAACGGTTTATATAAAGATGAAAGCTTTACAAAGAAGCACCTGG GGTTTTTTTTAGCGAGCGTTGATCTCCAGGGACTCCGTAAGCAAAAACGTGGCTTCGTTGAGCTATCTACTAAGCCAATAGGTCAATTTAACCAGATCACGGTATCTGATCATGTTTATCATTGGGATGGCCTATTGTTTTGCCTTCCCAGAATCGGTTTGCCCGTGGTATGCAACCCGTATTTGGGACAAGTCAGGCAGATCAAAcccagaaaaaaattaaacatctcGGGTAGTTATAAGTATTGTGTCGGATACGACAACAGCAACAACCACAAAATCTTGAGGTTTCTGAATCACTTCCGTACTGTTGAGTGTGATATATACGATCTTAAATCTGATTCATGGAGGGCTCTTGAAGTCACGCCTGACTGGATAATGGAGGATTATTATCAGATGGGCTTGACTTTGAAAGGAAATACTTACATTGTTGCTCAGAATAGAAAAGCAGAGATGAgagattttttaatttgttttgattttacaagTGAGAGATTTAGACATTGTCTTGATCTGCAATCTTACTCTAATTCTTACCCTCGTAATAGAGACTCTGTGATTCTATCTGCTGTTAGAGAAGAGCAGCTTGCAGTGTTAATTCACCGCGTGGATGCATATGAGATTGAGATACGGATAACAACAAATATTGAGGCCGATGATGTGACATGGACAAGATTCTTGAAATTTGATGTGAAGCCGCTCGAGTCCAGTGCAGCGTTTTGGATGTTTCTTCGGCATGGGATTTTCTTCGTCGACGAGGAAAAGAAAGTGGCATTGATCTGTGAGAATGACTTCGGTAGAGCTTACGTGATTGGAGAGGATAATTACTTCAAACTTGCTCTCGTAAAATCTACAGGTTGGCGAGTTATGTGCTCTTATGTTCCGAGTTCGGTGCAGATTCCTAAAGGTCCAGTAGATGCATGA
- the LOC125587286 gene encoding uncharacterized protein LOC125587286 — translation MSKIANLDFSALKSNGDNYLEWALDAKIMLRSKDLGDTITEDNNSSDKDKYRAIYMIRHHLQENLKTQYMTMENPYDLWIALQRRYDHQKTVLLPKAQYDWKHIRFLDYKSVDEYNSVLFRIVSLLRLCGEKVTEEEMLNKTLSTFPQTNMVLQQQYRERNFATYTELIECLLLAEANNELLLKNSEMRPPGTAPLPDISKLAIEPKKESNLVQHNDHPGPNRGRSQGRGRGSFKAHGRGRGRGTTPGFSRGRGRGRSVSFKPQIKADRCHRCGMGNHWAKNCRTPKHLCELYMESLKRNPEANMVRDPGYDDDDDDLEDVHDHQHESDKVDHMEFETSDILK, via the coding sequence atGTCAAAGATTGCGAATCTTGATTTCAGTGCTTTGAAAAGCAATGGTGACAACTACCTGGAATGGGCGCTTGATGCAAAGATCATGCTGCGATCAAAAGATCTTGGTGACACAATCACCGAAGACAACAATTCCAGTGACAAAGACAAGTATAGAGCTATCTACATGATACGCCACCATCTCCAAGAGAACTTGAAAACTCAGTACATGACCATGGAAAATCCATATGACCTTTGGATCGCTTTACAGCGAAGATATgaccaccagaaaacggtgttgcttccaaaggctcaATATGATTGGAAACACATAAGGTTCTTGGACTACAAATCAGTAGACGAGTACAACTCAGTCCTGTTCAGAATTGTGTCCTTGTTAAGGTTATGTGGTGAAAAAGTAACCGAGGAAGAGATGCTTAATAAAACTCTCTCCACGTTTCCTCAAACCAACATGGTATTGCAACAGCAGTACAGAGAGAGGAATTTCGCCACATATACTGAGTTGATAGAATGTCTCTTGTTGGCTGAAGCTAACAACGAACTGTTATTgaaaaacagtgagatgagacctcctGGTACAGCTCCATTACCCGACATCTCTAAGCTGGCTATAGAGCCAAAGAAAGAGAGTAACCTTGTCCAACACAATGACCATCCCGGTCCAAACCGTGGAAGAAGTCAAGGACGAGGTCGTGGTTCTTTTAAAGCACACGGGCGAGGACGTGGTCGCGGTACCACACCCGGCTTTAGCCGTGGTCGTGGCCGAGGCCGTAGTGTGTCTTTTAAACCACAGATCAAAGCTGATCGATGCCACAGATGTGGTATGGGTAATCATTGGGCAAAGAATTGCCGAACTCCTAAGCATTTGTGTGAGCTTTACATGGAGAGCTTAAAAAGAAACCCGGAAGCTAACATGGTTCGAGACCCGggatatgatgatgatgatgatgacttggAAGACGTCCATGATCACCAGCACGAGTCAGACAAAGTTGATCACATGGAGTTTGAAACTTCAGACATACTGAAATAA